The genomic segment TCAACATCTAAAATGTAAAATTGCGGAGCTAAAATCATTTTTGAAAGTTCTGTAACTGCGAAATCCTGACTTGAAAAAATATGTACTTCTCGTTTATTCACTAGACTTTGGAGAATTTGACATTCACGAGGGTTCAAAAAGTGAGTCGTTATCACTGAATAAGATTGTTCAACTTGATTGATCCAATCCACACAACGATCAATAAATCTTCGCTCCTCAGGATGAAAATGCTGATAAATATTTTCAGATGTCAAAACAAGATACCATTAAGTACAATTGCAATGAAACGTTGAATCAACTGCAAAGCAATAATCGCAACCCATATTGTGAAATCTAATCCAGCAATCCGTAGAGGAAGATTTTCAAATAAACTAAGATAAGGACGAGAGATTTTGATAATTAATTGACCAATCCATGTACCATATAAACTAGGTATCCAGCTCATTAAAGCATAAATAACCAGAATAAATGAATAAACATCCATCAAACGGAAAAGCCAACTCACCAGTGTAAGAATTGTAAGCATTAGTATAAATCGTAACTTTCAAAATTTTGGCCAGCCAAGATGGACATTTCTTTGGCTGCATCAACAGTGATATTGGCAGGAGTCATCAAGAAAATCTGACCTCCGACATTTTGAATATCACCATCAAGAGTAAAGACCACACCCGTCATGAAGTCGATTGAACGACGCGCTTGTGCATCTCCCATAAATTTAAAATTCACAAGGACAGATTCACCATTTTTGACAATACGCGCTGCTTCCATGATGTCCGCATAGGCACGTGGTTCTTTGATTGCAATAGTTGAAACCGCAGAAGCAAGAGATTGTGCTTGCGTAGCTGAGGCTTGTTGTACGATTTTTTCAGGCATAGGTTTTGAGAAATTTGAAACAGTGCGTTTTGGTGCAACTGTTTGTGTTTGAGTTCTTGCAGTTGAAGATGTAGGACGAGATTGGCTCGTACCTTTAGGCATTCGCTCCTCAACTTTAGGTTTTGGTGTAGATACTACAGTTGGCTTAGATTCTTGCACAGGACGAACAGGTTCATCGAACTCTTCTTCATCCTCTACAAAATAATCACGCAGATTATTCATCCAATCTTTAAAGGCCATATTTTCCTCCGTTGTTTACTTTGAAAGTAGCTTACAAGTCTTTAAAAAACTCTGTGCCAATCCTAACAAAGGTCGCACCATTTTTAATTGCATTCTGATAATCTCTACTCATTCCCATACTTAATTCAGTACAAGGGATATTAGGAATTTTCATCTCAGATATTTCAACTTGTAATTTTTTTGTTCGTCCGAAAATGTCATCACATTCTTCTTCAGTTGCATCAAACGGAGCCATAGTCATCAAACCAACAATTTTAATATTTTCTAATTTTGACAACTCTGTTAATACTGACAGAAGTTCATCAGCGGAAAATCCATGCTTACTTTCTTCACCTGATATGTTTACTTCTACAAAACACTTGATAACGTGATTCGCACGTTTGTTAATTTCATTGGCTAGTTTCACAGAATCCAACGCATGAAAATAATCAACAAAATTAATCACATCTTTCACTTTTCGTCTTTGTAAATTACCAATCAGATGCCAAGTTACATCATACTCCTTCAGAGAATTATATTTTTCAAGAAAGAGATCAACTCGATTTTCAGCAATATGCTTAATTCCATTTTCAATCACTTCGCGTGCAACATCAGAAGTAACATATTTTGTCACCGCAATAACAGAAACCGACTGATTAGAATAAGAAGACGCAGCCTGCGCCGCATCTACATTACTCATTATTTGTTTAACATTTTCTATAATTGTCATTGATTAATGCTTACGGAAGAATGGCGGAGTATCAAGGTCTTCATCAGAACTTGGAATCCCATTGAAGCTTGTAACTGACGAACTTTCACGTGTGTTATTCACTGATTGACGTGGTGAATTTTCGCGACGAATATCCCAATCTCCAAATGCTGATGATTGACTTTGTGATTGAGGAGTAGCTTGTTGTTGTTGAACAGGACGACTACCAGCCATATTTGTATTGTGTGTCAAATTTGGTTGACGACGAGTTTCTGGTTGAAAACCAAGCGCTTCATCCGCAACTTCTTTTGTAACACCAGTTGCCACAACTGTAACACGAATTTCGTCTTTAAGGTTAGGGTCAATAGCTGTACCCAACATAATATTTACATCATTACCTGCAGCTTGGATAACAATTTCTGAAGCATCCTGTGCTTCAATCAAACTCATATCCATACCACCTGTAACATTCAAGAGAACATTCTCAGCACCCTCAATAGTTGTTTCAAGAAGTGGTGAATAAATGGCTTTGCGTGTGGCTTCAATGACACGTTCTTCTCCAGTAGCCACACCAATACCCATAAGGGCATCTCCTTTGTTTTCCATCACAGTTTTCACGTCAGCGAAGTCAAGGTTAATCATACCTGGGTTTGTAATAAGGTCTGTTACCCCTTGCACCCCTTGACGAAGAACATTATCTGCTTCACGCAATGCTTCTGTCAAAGGCGTTTTCTTATCTACAATTTCAAGCAAATTATTATTTGAAATGATAAGCAAGGTATCAACATTGGCGCGAAGTGCTTCAATACCTTCTGTTGCGAAGTAGCTCCGTTTTGATCCTTCAAAACCAAATGGGCGTGTTACAACTGCAACAGTCAAGGCACCAAGCTCTTTTGCAATTTGTGCAATCACTGGTGCAGCACCTGTACCAGTACCACCACCCATACCAGCAGTGATGAAAATCATATCTGAGCCTTCAAGAGACTGAGCAACCGTTTCAGCTGATTCTTCAGCTGCACGTTTACCAACTTCAGGTTGTGCACCAGCACCAAGGCCACGAGTTAACTTTGGACCAAGCTGAATCACTGTGTCAGCTTTTGAGCTTCGCAGTGCTTGCACATCAGTATTTGCAGCGATAAATTCAACGCCAGAAACACCTTCTTCAATCATACGGTTGATGGCATTACCACCACCACCGCCGACACCGATTACTTTAATTACAGCACCAGTAGTCAAGTCTGTATCAAATGAAAATTCCATGTTTTTTATTTCTCCGTATTTACTTTCAGATTAGTCGAAAAGGTTGCCGAACATATTTTTAACACGATCAACAATGCCTTCTTTTTCTTCTTCAGGTTCAGCTGCTTTCGGTGTAACCACAGGTCTTGTTTGTTGTTCTGTGTAGAATTCACTTTCTCCACTTACTGCTGGTGCAGCAGGCTGAACAGTTACATTCTGAACGGGAGCAACATATGTTTCCTCAACTGGTGTATAAGCGTAATCTCCAGAAAGCGCATGTGAAACAAGAATATCAATATCACTACGATTTCCAATGTAGTTGACTACACTAATCACTTGTGCAAATGCAGGATTTCTTAATCCCATTTCACCTGGAACAAAAAGTCTAGCATTAATGCCTAAAGTTCTCGTTGCTAAATCAACAACACCAGGCATCGCAGCAGTGCCTCCAACCAAAATCAATCCACCAGGAGCCTCAAATGTACGACCACGTTCTAAATCTTGACGAACACGGTCAAAAATTTGAGTCATCCGAGCTTCAATGATTTGTGAAAGATAATATTCTGTTACTTGTTCTGGTTCATCTTTTCCAACAACATCAACAAGAAAATATTCATCTTGGCTTGCACGTTCAGTGCTTGCTTCACCATAATTTACTTTCAAATCTTCGGCAGCGGAGATTGATGTATTCAAAACTGTTGAGATATCTTTGGTTACATAGTCACCACCTTCAGGGCTTGTATGCGTAAACTTAAGTGCTTGTTCTTTTACAGCTGTTACTGTCGTTTGACCAGCACCCAAATCAACCATGATTGTCCCAAACTCACGTTCACCTTCTGAAAGAACATATTGTGACATTGCAAGCGGAGCGATAACAATATTGTCAACGCTCAAACCTGCGCGTTCAACAACTTTACGGACATTATGAACGAGTGTTTTAGGTCCTGTGTAAACTATTCCACGCATTTCAAGACGTACTCCAAACATACCTCTTGGATCTGAAATACCTGTAAATCCGTCAACTGTAAACTCAGTTGTTTCCACAGCGATGATTTCACGTTCAGGAACAATCCCACGCATCAAAGCGTTTTGAATGACTTGAAGTACATCGTTATCTGTAATTTCTTTAGTTTCACCAACAATTGGCACCATTCCTTGGCAGGGTTCCATTTCGAGGGAATTTGCTGGAATACTCACATTGATACGATCAATCGTGATTCCTGCACGTTCTTCAGCCGCATTTACAGCTTTGCGTAAAGCTTGCGCTACCTTCTCAATATCTACAATAATTCCATTTTTTAGGCCATCAGATTTTGCATTTCCGACACCAATAATATTCATTTCACCTGAGACGTACTCCGCAACAAGCACTTTGATAGTGTTTGTCCCGATATCTACGCCTGTATAAAGTCCACTTTTTGCCATAAAAGCGACTCCTTTCCCTCACACATCACGATTCGTATTTTTTTAATAAAAGCTAAGTGCACAGATATTTTTGTATGCAATTACACTCATTAATTATTTTAACATAAAATCACAGTAAAACAAGAGTTTAGCTGTGATTTTTTTACTTTTTTATTAAATTAACTTCTATCTATTTTTCCTATTGAAAAAAGTGCGATAGTCCCTTCTCCCGTATGGGTTACAATCGTAGGACTTAATGGGCGAACATCTACATCTGTAATTTTAGATTTTTCAATGATTTCAGATTTTATTTGTTGAGCAATCTCATCTGTTCCAGAGTAAGAAACAATGACTTTCGGATAAGCCATATCCATATCCTCGAGTGTCTTATCAATCAGTTGATTAATTGCTTTTTTCTTTCCTCGAACTTTGGAAACTTGACGAAGTTTACCCTCAGTGTCAACATCCAAAAGAGGTTTGATACTAGCCATTGTCCCAACTACTGCCACAGCTTTCGGAATTCTTCCACCTCGTGCTAAATGATTCAGATCGTCAACCATAAATCGGCTCTGTAAACGTTTTGTCAGTACTGACAGGATCTCCAGTGTTTCTGTCAGTGATTTACCAGCATCACGTAATCTAACTACTTCTTCAACAATGAAACCTTCTCCAGATGCCGCAGCAAGTGTATCTAAAACGATAATTTTTGCCTCTGGAAACTCCTCTAAAACCATATCACGTGCGATAACAGCTGACTGATAAGTTCCTGAAAGCCCAGATGAAAACGCAAGATATAGCAACTCCTCATTCTTCTTTGCAAATGTCTTAAAAACTTCTGAAAATTGTCCAGAATTAATTTGTGATGTCTGAACAGTTTCTCCTTTTTTGATTGCTGCAAGGAGCGTAGCATTATCTAGTGCTTCATTCCCAATTGTTTCATAGGTTTTGTTGCCAATAGTCACAGTCATTCCAAGTATTGTAATGTCATGTTGTTCAAGATAAGTCTGACTCAAATCTGCTGTTGAGTCCGTCATAATTTGAAAAGTCATAAAATTCCTTCCGTAATCTTTTTCTGTCAGTACTGACAGCATTTCCGCTAACTGACGATCTTTTGTCAGTTTTATTTTCGATTTCTAAAAATTTCATACATCAAAATACTAGCTGCAACACTGGCATTTAGACTTTGAACGTGTCCAATCATCGGAATGGTAATCATTTCATCAACTTGTTTCTTGAGATTTTGCCCAATACCATGTCCTTCATTGCCTATAACCAGAGCAACTTTTCCAGCAGTATTCCATTTTGGATACGAAGTACCATCCATATCTGTACCAAAAATCCAGAATCCCTCTGCTTTTAGCCTATCAAGTGCTTGAGAAAGGTTCGTCACTCGAACAACAGGAACATATTGTAGCGCACCAGTCGAAGCCTTAACCGCTGTCGGTGTAATTCCAACGGAGCGATGTTTTGGAATAATAATTGCATCAACACCTGTTGCATCTGCTGTTCTTGCGATAGAACCCAAATTATGAGGGTCTGTCAGTTCGTCCAGAATCAAAATTGTTGCTTCTGTTTTTTCTGTCAGTACTGACAGAATATTGTCTAGCTCTGCGTAGGCAAATTCAGACACACGAGCCACAAATCCTTGATGAACTCCATTTTCAGTCATTTTATTTAGCTCATTTTTAGGTGTCCAAGAAATATTAACTTTCTTAACTCGCGCAAGCTCTTTTACCTTTTCGACATTTTTGCCGCGTAAATCTTCTTGAATATAAAGCTTGTTCACAGTATCGCCATTTAGTGCTTCGGTCACTGCATGTAAGCCATAGATTAAATCTGTATTTTCCATGAGAACATTATAACATTTTTGCTCTAAAAAACCTGACAATATTCGTTAGTTCGTTTATTATGTAATAGCTTTAAAAAAATTATGTAAAACATTGAATTTAAGCTCACTCTTATTTTACATAATTTTTATGATAATTACTTAATAAGTTTGACCTCGTAAATTTTAAATAACTTAATAAACTCTTAAATAAATTTTTTATTTCTCTATTTTCAAAATCTTCTAGCTCTCTAATTCTATTCTCTCCTATATTAAATTTTCAAAAGTGAATGACTTATTCTAAATCATCTGATATAACATCTACCTCGTATTTTAAATATTATATTTATATCCTCAAAATAGTTAGGAAACTAAAATTAGTTTAAATTCACCTATTATATAGAAGACAAAACAAATATATTTACTGATTATCCTTTTTCTTTATCACATAATTTGCCATTTCTTTTTGATATTTTGATACTTCCCAGACCTCTTCTGGATGATTAAGATGCTGAGCCAGCAAATAAGCAATGTAAGGTCCCACTGTCAAACCCGATGAACCCAGCCCACACGCTACGATAAGGCCTTTTTCATTCATTATTGGTCCAAAAAATGGTGCAAAATCAGAAGTATAAGCCCTTGTCCCCACTCGATATTGAACGTTCCCCTTAATAAAACTAGATTCCCTCACAAATCTTTCTACCCCTTGCGTCAATTGCTCAAATGCAGCTTGAGTAGGTTTTAAATCCCAACCCGCCTCGTTCTCATGTGTTGCACCAAGTAAAATCTTCCCTTTTTGAAATGGAATCAAATCTGCTTCACCATCTAAAAACGCAACTGGCCAATTCCCTGTATCAAAAGTAGTTTCAAAAGAAAGAAGCTGCCCTTTTTGAGGTCTAACATCTGTTTCGTAGTCAATAGAACTCAATAAATTTTTAAGTGCTGGTCCAGCACAAAGTACCAACTCCTTTACCTCTATATTTTCAGATACACTCTCAATTCCCCAATACTCACCTACTCGGCGTAAGCTTGCTTCCTCAGTGACAAATTTCACTCCTCTAGCTATCGCCCGCCGCTTCAAATGCTCTAAATAAGACTTACCATCCAATCTTGCACCACCAGAAATATAAAGACTAGGTAATTCTTTTAGCAATGGAAAAAAATCAACCGTTTCTTCTGGACTAAGTAATTGAACTTCTCCAATCTCTGGAGCTTCCTTTTTTCTTTCTAGCGCCAATTTTTTCAGTCTTTCAAGCTCATCTAGTTCTCTCAAAAAGAGCGTCCCACATTGTTCATAGACTTCCGCTGGTAAATCAAAATCTCTAACCAATTGTTCAAAAAATGCAGCGCCATCTTTAGCGAGTTGGTACCATTTCTTATTTCGTCTTTTAGAGAGCCACGGTGAAATAATTCCCGCACTTGCCTGAGTCGCTTGATTCTTTTGAGAATCAAATAAAATGACCTCATATTGTGTCGTATCAATATAATTTGCTAACGTCATTCCGATAATTCCGCCGCCGATAATTGCAATCTTTTTCATATAAATAAACCATTATCCTCGTATTCAATTTAATAAAAGCTCCAACAGATTGACCTTGTGACTAGTATATGATAGGTCATTAACTAGTTTCATTAGAAAATAAAATCAAGACTCAAAGTCCTGATTTTATTGTTAATGTTCTTTAAGCCAAAGCCCCCATTGGATCCCACGGAAGTAAAACTTGTGGTTCTGATTCATAGGCAGTAAGTTCTTCTTCAGTCAGAAACTCTTTGCGTACAACAATTTGATAAGTATATTCATCCATCCAACTATCCGAAGCAACGAAGTAACCTTTGAAAGCCCCTGCATCTTTACCCCAAGAATTTTCAACTTTCCATTTAACAGAGTTTCCCTCTGAGTCTAAATCTACACCAGCCAAAACCATGGCATGAGTCATCAAACTTTCTCCATAGTCCAAGCGCCCTGCTTTATCTTGGGTAAATTCAATATCAAGTGCTGTTTTAAAATCATAAGCATCCATTGTCAAGAGGCCGGCAGACCGATTTGATTCTTGACCAACATCACAACCAAACCAAACTGTTTCACCTGCTTGCATTTGTGCAATGGCAAGCTTCTTGAAACGTGCCATATCAACATTCAAATGTTTCACATCACGCGCACCCACAACATTTCCAAGAAATTCGACAGTATAAGATTTATTGTAAGGCTTATCTGCTGTTGGTGCATTAATGACTGACACATAATCACTCAAATCAACATTTACAAATTTACTATAAAACTCTTTTGGAGTACCTTCAAATTTAACCAAGTTATTTTCTTTGTCACGAAAAGCAAAATCAAAACTTTGTGGTGGTAAGCCCAAAGTTACCGCCAAGAAATTAAAAACTTCTTGCAATAAATCTTCTTTAACAGCCTGTACATCACCTTCTTGCTCAATAGTATAACGTAGAATTTCTGCATCTTGGCGAAGTAATTTGTTTAAATATTGATTAAGTTCACGAGATGACGATGATGCTTGTGATTCAGGATATACCGATTTTGGTACTACACCATATTTTTCAAAAATCGCAACCATCATATCCCATTGACCACCATCTTGTTGGGGAGTTTGAAGCAAGAATTTCAAACGACGGTCATCCATATCAACATGATTAATAATTTGTTCAAAAAACCAATTTGATTTTTCATATTTATCCCAGAAAAAAGTATAGGCTTGTGAAAACTCAAAATCTTCAGTTTTAAACTCATTGATAAATTTGTGACGGAAAGTATTCATTGCTGCAAACATCCAGCAGCGTCCTGATTGTTTTTGATTCGTTACAGGATCTTTCGTCAAATCAATCGAAAACTCTGGCAAGTTAGCCGCGTGTGAACCTCGTACTTCAAGACTAGAAAGCAAACCATTTTTTGTTGCTGCATTTTCTACTGCACGTAATTTTGTATTTTCAGCAAAATTCTCATAGAGTTTTTGTGTGAAATCTTTTGTCAAAGTCATTTTTTCCCTCCGATAGTCCTACATTTTTGTCAATATTTTGACTAGACACCAAAAACATTGATGTTCAATTATTCACTATATTCTTCTATTATAATCTAAATTATCAAAAAAATCAGCAACTACAGCTGATTTCTCTTAAAAACAATAGCATCAGAGTACAAGACCTCACACCATGACATATTAATTTTTGCTAAAAGTTACTTTAATCTATCCGAAAGCTCCGTCTGCGCATCAATCAACCACGGATGAACAACTTTTAAACCTGCTTGTTTAATAAAGTTAATATAATACAATGCTGCAACTTCCATTGAATCTTCGAGTGAGTAAAGCAACCCTCCTTTAAATGGAGCATTATCTCCACCATCCCAGCTGATTTTATCCGCCAAAAATAGAATTAAATCAAGCTTTGTATAGTTTGCACGAAGTGTTGTATGACATTCAATAGCTTCCAGAATCTCGATATCTGTTATCTTAAACTTTTCCTTGGCTAATCGCTTTGACAACTTTTGGTGAATAATCAACGGAAATTTATATTCCTCAGCTAATAGAAAAATTCCAAAATTTTCAGCTCTCTCTATGCGCTCATTATTTGGGTAAACTCCACCAATATCATGCAAAAGTCCAGCAATATATGCCTTATTTCTATCATAATCATACTCAAAAGCGAGCTTTTCTGCCGTTGTTGCCACCGCAAGTGAATGCTCAAATAATTTTTCATTGTTTAAAAAATCATGAACTTTTTCAATCAATCTATCTCTGTTCCCCATTAAAATTTCTCCCTAGCCAAATTCTATTGCAATAGATGAGTTTTCCTCTGGTGTTGCAAACTCAATTATACCAAAAAAAACCTACTAAGAGAGTAGGTTTTTGTAAGCGTTTTTTAAATTTCTACAGCTGTACCAGAGGCGATAATCATCATCATATTATTCCCACCAGTACCGATTGTTTCATAATCTACTTTAACACCAACCACTGCGCCTGCCCCAAGGGCTGTTGCCCGTTGTTTTAATTCCTCGAGTGCTTCTTCTCGTCCTTGAATTAATTCATTTTCATAAGATTTTGAACGACCGCCTAAGATATTTGTAAAACTTGCTTTAAAGTCTTTGATAAAATCAACTCCAGCGACTACTTCACCGAAGACAATTCCTTTATATCCTTTAATCTCTACACCATCAATGGTATTTGTCGTTGTGATAATCATGTTAATCTCCATCTCCTTAAAGTTCACTTCAATATCTTGATTATACCATTTTATTTAGTAGACTAATCAGCCCTTTGGCTGATTTTCGACCTGCCTCAATAATAAATTCATCAAACTTCATGTTAGCATTATGGTCAGCTGTATCAGACATTGCACGAATAACAACAAATGGTTTACCTAAAGCTGTTGCAGCTTGTGCAATGGATGCACCTTCCATTTCAACTGCCAAGACATCTGGAAAATGATTCTTAATTTCAATGATACGTGAGGGACTACTGATAAAGCTGTCAGAACTTGTAATCAGGCCGATATGGACATCATCCAAAACTTTTTTCAACTCAGAAACAAAATATTTACTTGATTCAAAATAAAGGGGTTGTTGAGCCATTTGGCCAAAAGCATAGCCGAAAGCAGTAACATCCACATCATGATAAGCTAGCTTATCAGCAACAACAACGTCACCAATATTTAATCCTTGTGCTACAGCTCCTGCCGAGCCTGTATTGATGATAGCATCCACCTCGAAAATCTCAACGAGAAGCGCTACAGCGAGTGCAGACATTACTTTACCAATGCCAGACTCTACCAATACAACTTCGTGGCGACCAATTGAACCCGTATGAAAAGTACGCCCGTGACGTGTATGTTTTTCCGCATTTTCTAGATTTTCAATAAGTACGCGGATTTCTTCATCCATTGCGCAGATAATTCCTAATTTCATTATTGCCTTTCTTTAGTTCCCTTTATAAGTACCCGATTTTAAAGTTAGTCTAGTATACGCTTCAATAATCAAAAATAATACCAGACAAATGCGATTCCAAGAAGAATCACAATCACAGTAACAATCCAAAGCCATTTATTGATTATCTTCCCGCGTTTTTTTACTTTTGCATTTTCAATTCGTCGGCTTTTATAGACTGAATTTTTGCTTAATTCTCGCTCAATATTATCATACTTTTCTGCAATTTCACGGTCATTTTCAAGTTCTCTTTGTAACTTTTGGTCTAGTCTTTTTTTATCCTGTTTTGCTTGCTCAATAATATCATCTGTCAAAAGTGGTCTAGGCATTTTTTTCAACCTCCGCCTTAAGCTGTTGGATTTCCCAATACCAAATCGCTAGAATTGTTTTTGCATCTGAGATTTGACCTGTTGCTATCATTTCTTTTGCTTCAGGTAGCGCCACCTCAACTTTCTCCAAAAACTCTCCAACATCTGCTGCTCTTGGATGCTTGATTTTGGTTAATTCTGATGAAAAATAGACGTATGTTTTTTCTGATGAAAATCCTGGTGTACCGTAAAAGGCAGACATTTCTATTAAATTTTCTGCTTTATAACCTGTCTCTTCTTCTAATTCACGTAAGGCAGCGGCTTGGGGGTCCAGTTCTTCACCTACTTCTAATTTTCCTGCTGGAATTTCAAAAATAAACTGCTCTAGTGCTTTACGGTATTGTCCTACCAAAATCATCTTATCTCCATGAACTGGTGCAATTGCAACTCCACCATTGTGAAAAACTAATTCTCGAAAACTCGTTGTGTTATCAGGAAGGCTCACAATATCACGGACAACATGAAAAATCTTTCCATGAAAAATTTCTTCTCGAGACAACGTTTTTTCTTCAAATTTTTTCTCATCAAAATCTAGCATAACCACTCCTGAATAATAATTTGCAAAATGAGAGAGTCTTCTTCCTCCCTCTCTCATTTTCTCATTTCTGTCAGCACAAGATTTTACTGACAGAAATCCTGTCAGTACTGATACATTATTGTCCTCGATAATGAGGCATCTTTTTTGCCCGTCCAAGTTTGTTCACTTGCTTACCACGTCCAATTTCAACTGCTTCATCTGGAACATCTTCAGTCACAACTGACCCTGCTGCTGTCAGTGCATTTTTACCGATATGAAGCGGAGCAATAATCGTTGAATTTGAACCAATGAATGCAAAATCGTCAATTTCTGTATTAAATTTATTTTTGCCGTCAAAATTAGCTGTGATTGTACCTGCACCAAAATTAACTTTTTCACCCACCGTGGCATTTCCTATGTAAGTGAGATGTCCTGCTTTTGTTCCTTTTCCAAGAGTCGAGCCTTTAACTTCAACAAAGTTTCCTACATGAACCTCTTCACTCAACACTGTTCCTGTGCGCAGGTGAGCATAAGGTCCTGCATTGCTTCCAACACTCATTCTACTTCCTTCAATTGTAGAATTACGTACTTCACAATCTGAATGAATTTCTGAATTTTCAATGCGACTTCCATTAGTAATCAGCACATTTTTGCCAATAAATGTACGACCTTTTATCGTAACATTTCCTTCAATAATTGTTTCAGGCTCAATGATAACATCTGCTTCAATATATGTTGTCGCTGGGTCAATAAGCGTTACACCATTGACCATATGAGTGCGATTAATACGAGTACGCATTGTAGCTTCGGCTTGAGAAAGTGCAACCCGATCATTGACACCCAAACTTTCTTCAAAGTTTCCAAGAATATGAGCTGCTACGGTCTGATTATTTTTCTTGAAAATTTCGATGACATCTGTCAAATAATATTCGCCTTGAGCATTGTCTGTTGTGATTTCACCGAGCGCTTTAAAAAGAGCTTTATTATCAAAGACGTAAGTGCCCGTATTAATTTCTGTAATATTCTTTTCAAAATCATTGGCATCTTTTTGCTCAACAATCTTTTCAACAGACTGATCCGAGCCACGAACAATTCGTCCATAGCCAGTTGGATTTGGTGCGATTGCTGTAAGAATAGTCGCTGTTGCCTTTTGTTCAAAATGATAGTCAAACAATGCTTGTAACGTTTCACCCGTAATAAGTGGGGTATCTCCAGCAATAACAAGAGTCGCTCCATCTTCATTTGCAAGTAAATCTGCTGCAATACGAACGGCATGACCTGTCCCAAGTTGTTCTGCTTGCTTTACAAATTGTGTTCCTTTAGGAAGAGTTGCAA from the Lactococcus allomyrinae genome contains:
- a CDS encoding YggT family protein, with the translated sequence MLTILTLVSWLFRLMDVYSFILVIYALMSWIPSLYGTWIGQLIIKISRPYLSLFENLPLRIAGLDFTIWVAIIALQLIQRFIAIVLNGILF
- a CDS encoding cell division protein SepF; the encoded protein is MAFKDWMNNLRDYFVEDEEEFDEPVRPVQESKPTVVSTPKPKVEERMPKGTSQSRPTSSTARTQTQTVAPKRTVSNFSKPMPEKIVQQASATQAQSLASAVSTIAIKEPRAYADIMEAARIVKNGESVLVNFKFMGDAQARRSIDFMTGVVFTLDGDIQNVGGQIFLMTPANITVDAAKEMSILAGQNFESYDLY
- a CDS encoding YggS family pyridoxal phosphate-dependent enzyme, whose product is MTIIENVKQIMSNVDAAQAASSYSNQSVSVIAVTKYVTSDVAREVIENGIKHIAENRVDLFLEKYNSLKEYDVTWHLIGNLQRRKVKDVINFVDYFHALDSVKLANEINKRANHVIKCFVEVNISGEESKHGFSADELLSVLTELSKLENIKIVGLMTMAPFDATEEECDDIFGRTKKLQVEISEMKIPNIPCTELSMGMSRDYQNAIKNGATFVRIGTEFFKDL
- the ftsZ gene encoding cell division protein FtsZ; the protein is MEFSFDTDLTTGAVIKVIGVGGGGGNAINRMIEEGVSGVEFIAANTDVQALRSSKADTVIQLGPKLTRGLGAGAQPEVGKRAAEESAETVAQSLEGSDMIFITAGMGGGTGTGAAPVIAQIAKELGALTVAVVTRPFGFEGSKRSYFATEGIEALRANVDTLLIISNNNLLEIVDKKTPLTEALREADNVLRQGVQGVTDLITNPGMINLDFADVKTVMENKGDALMGIGVATGEERVIEATRKAIYSPLLETTIEGAENVLLNVTGGMDMSLIEAQDASEIVIQAAGNDVNIMLGTAIDPNLKDEIRVTVVATGVTKEVADEALGFQPETRRQPNLTHNTNMAGSRPVQQQQATPQSQSQSSAFGDWDIRRENSPRQSVNNTRESSSVTSFNGIPSSDEDLDTPPFFRKH
- the ftsA gene encoding cell division protein FtsA, with protein sequence MAKSGLYTGVDIGTNTIKVLVAEYVSGEMNIIGVGNAKSDGLKNGIIVDIEKVAQALRKAVNAAEERAGITIDRINVSIPANSLEMEPCQGMVPIVGETKEITDNDVLQVIQNALMRGIVPEREIIAVETTEFTVDGFTGISDPRGMFGVRLEMRGIVYTGPKTLVHNVRKVVERAGLSVDNIVIAPLAMSQYVLSEGEREFGTIMVDLGAGQTTVTAVKEQALKFTHTSPEGGDYVTKDISTVLNTSISAAEDLKVNYGEASTERASQDEYFLVDVVGKDEPEQVTEYYLSQIIEARMTQIFDRVRQDLERGRTFEAPGGLILVGGTAAMPGVVDLATRTLGINARLFVPGEMGLRNPAFAQVISVVNYIGNRSDIDILVSHALSGDYAYTPVEETYVAPVQNVTVQPAAPAVSGESEFYTEQQTRPVVTPKAAEPEEEKEGIVDRVKNMFGNLFD
- a CDS encoding DegV family protein — encoded protein: MTFQIMTDSTADLSQTYLEQHDITILGMTVTIGNKTYETIGNEALDNATLLAAIKKGETVQTSQINSGQFSEVFKTFAKKNEELLYLAFSSGLSGTYQSAVIARDMVLEEFPEAKIIVLDTLAAASGEGFIVEEVVRLRDAGKSLTETLEILSVLTKRLQSRFMVDDLNHLARGGRIPKAVAVVGTMASIKPLLDVDTEGKLRQVSKVRGKKKAINQLIDKTLEDMDMAYPKVIVSYSGTDEIAQQIKSEIIEKSKITDVDVRPLSPTIVTHTGEGTIALFSIGKIDRS
- the rlmB gene encoding 23S rRNA (guanosine(2251)-2'-O)-methyltransferase RlmB, with the protein product MENTDLIYGLHAVTEALNGDTVNKLYIQEDLRGKNVEKVKELARVKKVNISWTPKNELNKMTENGVHQGFVARVSEFAYAELDNILSVLTEKTEATILILDELTDPHNLGSIARTADATGVDAIIIPKHRSVGITPTAVKASTGALQYVPVVRVTNLSQALDRLKAEGFWIFGTDMDGTSYPKWNTAGKVALVIGNEGHGIGQNLKKQVDEMITIPMIGHVQSLNASVAASILMYEIFRNRK